The Ictidomys tridecemlineatus isolate mIctTri1 chromosome 1, mIctTri1.hap1, whole genome shotgun sequence DNA window tacaccaccacaccctgccaaACTCAAGCTTTTGTCTTTTACCAAACCACTTAGCTCCCTActagtttgtttttcttcaaagCAAAGCATTCATAAATTCTTAAGAGATTTTATCTTTCTAAGAAAAGTAGATTTACTGGCTCCCAAACTTGGGTatccatattcatttttatatttagcaTAGCTTATTCCCAGATCCTCTCCTTAAGGGAGAAGCATTGAGTAGAACCATTGTGTTAGATCTAGATGTGTATGTAAAATGTTCAGTGTAACTTACCCACAGTCTAGTTTTCCTCTGTCtctcactggggattgaacccagggcctagcatgtGCTCAgcaagaactctactactgaactacactccccgtcttttaggtttgtttttgttttaatctttatttttacttatttattcttatgtggtgctgaggatcaaacccagggcctcacacatgcaagataattgctctagcactgagctacaatcccagccccagcattttagttttgagacagaatctaaattgcccagactggccttgaacttgtaatcctcctgccttagtctcccaagtggcTGCATTTGCAGGCATTCACCTCCTGGCCTggcccaggtttttttttttggggggggggggatgggggtaAAGAGTTCCAGGTTTCTGAGATCAGACCTTTCAGGACTGGCTGCCAAATAAGCCAATGACTGAAGCAGAGCAATGTGATTTCTAAATGTCTCTCCTGTACAAGGTCAGTTTTACACAAATTTTTGGAAACACATAATTGTTAAGCTGCCAGGCCAATTTTAAAACATACCCTTTGATTAAAGCAACCCTTTATTGTAGATTCATGGGGTCTTTTGGGGAAGTGGGAAAGAATGTGTCCTTTGTGATATCTGTATTTCTGATTGAACACCAGTaattagcctttttaaaaaaatatttttagttgttgatagacctttatttattactttatatgtggtactgagaattttacccagtgccccacacatgctaggcaagcactttatcactgagccacactcccagccctaacCTTTGAAGTGTGAAGTgtttttggttatttgttttgttggtggtggtgaagaCAGGAGGCAGGAAAAAATAACTCCAGGAATGTGGTTTACTTGTGGCTAACCAGGACCTGTTAATCTGGTTAATTTCTTTTTCCCATGCTCTTGAGAAAAGGCATTACTCTTGGATTCCAGATGACCAACAGGAAACTTCAAGCTTTTAAATCCAGACTGAATCTAGTGATTGGAATGAAGCAAGATTTTAAATTGTACTTGGACATCAGTTACCCATTGTTGGTTCACCAGTGGCTATACTCATTACTTTCTGACCTGGTGCAGACATGGCTATGTGAcaaaagattcattcattcagcaaacaaatcataagtGCATTCTGTATGTCAGGCACtagatattaattttattaacttattttgaggtactgggaattgaacccagaggtatatTACCAACCACTCAGTTATATTcttaacctttttaatttttttttcttttaattttcagacaggatctcactaagttgcccaggctagcattgaacttggatcctcctgcctcagccttctgagttacatacatgtgccaccatactcagCTAGACTGATTTTAAACTGTTAGTCTCTGTGCTACTTTAACCTGAAATGGTtcatagacaaaagaaatttttGTGGGAAGGCACACAATTCAGAGAAGGTCTGATTTGAGGGAGTGTTTCAGATGAGATTAATTACCCAAATTTCAATAAAACTGTCCAAGAACATTATGCAAGTGTTTATAATACACTTTTCATTCCAATCATTGAATCTTTTTAGAAATTCCAACGATTGTGTCATAGAAACTGATTTGTATTTGCTGATGCCGATTTGGGGATTCAGTCAATTTAGATGAGAAATCTGAAAGACTCTTGAGTTTTAGAGACTTAGGTTGGCGTCCAGCTAGACTCTCCCCACTTTCATAGTTTCAGGGCAAACTCTTTCCCAGGGAGTTGCAGCAGCCTCTGTTAGGAATGCTCATTCTGCCAAGACTAACTTCTACACCCAGTTGCCCATGCCAAATAGTCTGAAAAGGTATCAAAAGATGAGCACCCATCTCATTAATCAGTGTGTTGGGGTCAATAAGCAGCGCCAGGATAGGTCTTTAGAAATAAATGCAGTAAATACTTGAATTTAGAATTCATTTGTAAAACTGTTAGCCTGAATTTATTAAGGCACAAAAACAACTTCTGAATCAGAGGCTTGATATTTATTGCTGGGGCAATGAATCACCTTGGAGTTCTGGGTAATTACCAAGTGGCCATGTCCTTGGGGAAAGCCATGATGTTCCACTCTTGGGGTCATCAATGACTAGAAGAGGAAAGGTTCAAGACTTGGAGAGATGGGACACAGATTTGGAAAGAAGTAAAGCAGGGAGCTATGTATTGCCTCCACAAATTGGCATGGTTGCCTGTAGAAGACCAGTTCAGTGCCCAAAGCCTGGGTATTGATGTGGGGCAGGATGTTGGCCTTGCTGACATTGCACTTCTCCTTGCTGTAATTTCAGACCCGGATGCAGAGTCTACAGCCTGACCCAGCTGCCCGTTATCGAAATGTGTTGGAGGCCCTCAGGAGGATTATAAGAACGGAGGGCCTCTGGAGGCCCATGCGGGGGCTGAACGTCACAGCAACAGGCGCAGGCCCTGCTCACGCCCTCTATTTTGCCTGCTACGAAAAGTTGAAAAAGACATTGAGTGATATAATCCACCCAGGGGGCAATAGCCATATTGCCAATGGTATTGAGCCTTCATGTGCCAGTTCCCCCATTTTCCCAACTCTTTGCACTTTGCCGCTTCAGTGCTTTCCAGAATCAGCTTGGTTTGGAGCTGCAGCTTTGGGCTGGGGTAGGCCAGTTTATAGGGGAGGGACTTCTAAACCTGATGTTCTCAGACAACGGGCTGCTGCAACCCCACCCCTCCTCTGGGGCACCTCAACAAAGGGTTACAGCATCCTCCCTTACCTACCAGCTTGACTTTTTCCTCATCTTCTCCCTGGCATCAACTTCTAATGCCTGGTATGGAGACACACACTGAACTACCCCTACTGTATACTTCTTGATAGTTGGGTGGTATATTGCTCCTCAGGACGGGATTGGAGGTGGAGGTGACCCAGCTATGCAAGGAAGACACTCACGGAGCCCCAGCTCTTCGCCTCACCTTTTCAGGATCCCAGTTGACCACAGGCACAGCCTTGACAAATGAAGGGGGGAAGGGCCAAGGGTCTGTGGAGAATCCAGAAGGTTGGAGGTTGGGTGGAATTAAAGGAAGAGATAATAGTCCAGGGTTTCAAGATTGTCTGAAAACCAAGTTGAGTGGGGAATATAGTAGTTCAGGAATGAAAGAAGGGTCTGGATGGACAAATGTTGGGATCTGGAGATGGGCGAGCAGCACAGGGGCAGCAGGATGGAAGGCAGGATTCTGTGGTGAAGATCTGACCACCTGGCACCACATTCTCCCTGCACTGGTGGCAGTCAATATACTGGCATCCCTTGGCAGCAGAGGGTTTGCTTCCTAGCTGGGGCATAAGCTGAGGTTTTTCTTAGGACCATCTGTATTGATAAAAACTGGGCTGGTTTTGCCTCTTCTGAGATAGATGTGGAATGTACATTGATGACCTTTCCTAAGTTTGTGAGAACAAATATCTTTGTTGAAGCTGAAGTTTAGGAGCAGCGGGTGCCCTCTTGGACTGGCTCCTAACATTCCCTTTCCTCACTGCTTTAGCACAGCCACTCGCCTTCACTTGGGCCTCAGTGAATTGGTCAGCCTCTCCTGGCCTTAAATGTGGCAGTTGTTCTCTAATTTGCAGGTGCAGCCGGGTGTGTGGCAACATTACTTCATGATGCAGCCATGAATCCGGTGGAAGGTAATGATTCCTCAACCTATCTCTCTGGGTAGCTGCAGCTGCCTGTCTgggtttttcctttatttctgtttGCAGAAAAAAGCAAGAGAGCATTTCAATTTTTGTGAGAAGTCCtcccattttactttattttaccaCCAGAGGGCGCTAACTCCATATGTTTAGTCCTCTAGAGGAACCCCTCAGACAGGAAACATTCATTGGGATTTAATCCATCTTTGGGGCTTCCCTGCAAAAGAAATACCTCTATCCGCTTATCCCTGGGCTTTTCTGGAAGTCCCTTTTGTAGTAAATTTGATCTCTTCTGAAAGTTTAGcagattatttaatttttcttcaaagagGTGAAGATGGATTCTGACATTTAAAATTCTTACCTTTCTTCTTGGAAGGAAGAACATAGTTGAGATAGGAATGAAAGATTAAATTGTAGAGCTCAGTCTCTGCATTTCTACCTGGCTCTTGGCTTCTCCTTTGGAGGGAAATTCTCCAAAAACTGCACTGAGAGCAAGAGATAGTCAGACAAATAAGAGAGAATAGCATCGTTCTATCTTTGACTGGGCAAGGCCATGCGTGGGTAAGGGCCAAACCTAAGCTGGAGACTGACAGAACTCAACCATGTTGTCCGCTTGAGGAAGTAGAAGATGTCTGGAAATGAAATCCTGACTCTTTTTGGCTAagaatcttgttttctttttggtagtacttttccttcctcccctcaggGAGAGTAACCATCCTCATGTTTAAAGAGTAAGGTGCTTCTGATACCTGAGGATTAGGATTGTTGGTGTTCTGTGTTCATCATTACATCACTGCCACTGAGTCGCTCCTTGCTAGACTTGTGAAAGGTCAAGATTCTGATAGATATGTAGCCATTCCAAGGAGACCCACTAGAGGTATTAAGCCATAGATATATCTTGCGTTCTAACTGGTTGGTTTTAAAGAAATCCTGCTGGGAGTGGGCCCATTATTTTTTGACCCTTTGCCAAGGCTTTGCCTACCTCCTGGCCTCAAGAGGGAAACATAAACTTATCCTGTTAACTGGTAGTTAGTTCATTTATACtgtcttctctctccatttcattGGCTGATCTGCTGATTCGGGACCCTGAATCTGGATACTCTCGGTCACCGGCTGTTTGCTGTCTCCATTTTCCTCCTTGTTGATGGCACTCCCAGTGGTCAAGCAGAGGATGCAGATGTACAACTCACCATACCACCGGGTGACAGACTGTGTACGGGCAGTGTGGCAAAATGAAGGGGCTGGAGCCTTTTACCGCAGCTATACCACCCAGCTAGCCATGAACGTTCCCTTCCAAGCCATCCACTTCATGACCTATGAATTCCTGCAGGAGCACTTTAACCCCCAGAGACggtacaaccccagctcccatgTCCTTTCCGGAGCCTGTGCAGGAGCTGTAGCTGCCGCTGCCACAACCCCACTGGACGTTTGCAAAACACTGCTCA harbors:
- the Slc25a28 gene encoding mitoferrin-2 isoform X2: MELEGRSAGGVAGGPAAGPGRSPGESALLDGWLQRGVGRGAGGGEAGACRPPVRQDPDSGPDYEALPAGATVTTHMVAGAVAGILEHCVMYPIDCVKTRMQSLQPDPAARYRNVLEALRRIIRTEGLWRPMRGLNVTATGAGPAHALYFACYEKLKKTLSDIIHPGGNSHIANGAAGCVATLLHDAAMNPVEVVKQRMQMYNSPYHRVTDCVRAVWQNEGAGAFYRSYTTQLAMNVPFQAIHFMTYEFLQEHFNPQRRYNPSSHVLSGACAGAVAAAATTPLDVCKTLLNTQESLALNSNITGHITGMASAFRTVYQVGGVTAYFRGVQARVIYQIPSTAIAWSVYEFFKYLITKRQEEWRAGK
- the Slc25a28 gene encoding mitoferrin-2 isoform X1 — translated: MQSLQPDPAARYRNVLEALRRIIRTEGLWRPMRGLNVTATGAGPAHALYFACYEKLKKTLSDIIHPGGNSHIANGAAGCVATLLHDAAMNPVEVVKQRMQMYNSPYHRVTDCVRAVWQNEGAGAFYRSYTTQLAMNVPFQAIHFMTYEFLQEHFNPQRRYNPSSHVLSGACAGAVAAAATTPLDVCKTLLNTQESLALNSNITGHITGMASAFRTVYQVGGVTAYFRGVQARVIYQIPSTAIAWSVYEFFKYLITKRQEEWRAGK